The nucleotide window ATGTTGGAACCTTCTAATTCCAAAGTTGCCGAAACACCAATTATATTTGCGCCTGCTTCAGCCAACGCCTCTGCCATCGCGAATCCTATACCCCTTTTACAACCTGTTACTAAGGCTGTTTTACCTTCAAGATTGAATAAATTCATTTGTTCTATTTTAAATCTTTAGGTGCGACTGTATCCATATCGCCATAATCCAAATTCTCACCTGCCATTCCCCAAATGAACGTATAATTGGAAGTACCTGCACCTGAATGAATAGACCATTCTGGCGAAATGACCGCCTCATGGTTTTGCATAAAAATATGTCTAGTTTCTTGAGGTTGCCCCATAAAATGACTGAGTGTTTGACCTTCCTCAATTCCAAAATAGAAATAGACTTCCATTCTTCTACTATGGGTATGCGCAGGCATAGTATTCCAAACATTTCCTTCTAACAATTCAGTCATACCCATCTGAAGCTGACAAGTCTCCACAACAGAATTAACAATAAGTTTATTGATAACACGCTTATTTGAAAATTTGGAATCGCCTAACTCAACAATTTCAGCTTCATTTTTTGTTACCTTTTTTGTTGGAAATGCATGATGGGCAGGGGCAGAATTGATATAAAAATATGGCTGCTCGTCTGTGGCTTCAAATATAACTTCTTTAGCACCTTTACCCACATATAATGCTTCCTTAAAACCAAGTTCATAAATGTTTCCGTCGACAGTAATTTTTCCTTTACCTCCTACATTTATAACCCCGAGTTCTCGTCTATCTAAAAAGTTCTCAGATTTTAAGGCGTCGAAAGTTTCCAATTTTAAGGCTTTTGAAACCGGGAAAGCTCCTCCTGCTATATACCTATCGTACATAGTATAGGTTAAGGTTATTTCATCCTTTTGGAAAATATTCTGGATTAAAAAATGACTCCTTAATTTCTCAGTTGTGTAATTTTTAACATCATCTGGGTGATGAGCGTACCGTAATTCCGTTTTCATGTATTCAAATATCTAATTAATCAATCGATTGCAATTTACTCAAAGATACAGCAGTTTGCAATTCGAATGGTTCTTGTTGTTTCATTAAATCTAGATAAAAGGTGCAACCGAAAGTTGCACCTTTTAATCAAACTAACTCAATTAAAACTACATCATTTTATCTCCATCGAGGATCCCCAACACCATTATCAATTAAATCTTGATTAGCGATTGTGAAATCTCCTGATGATGGATCAGAAAATTGTGGATCTAAAGTGGTGTAATTGGTATTATCGTATATATACTGCGAGGAATTATAAAATCCTGGCGCATTGAAATAATTATTATTTCCGAAAGTCGGTGTTTCATCTATACCGGCTCTATCAGCATAACCCTCTGAGGCCGTTTCCGTAATTAATGTATTTGTAACAGTGACATCATTAGAAACAAATCGCACATAAAGCAATCTTCTACTGTCGGAATTTGAACAGGCGTAAATTGTACACTGATCAATTAGAATATTGGCAGTCACTCCTGTGTCATTCAAAGTTCCTGCATTATCCATTCTTATAAAGTCCCTACCAGGAGCACAATTGTTAAATGTGCTCGTCGTCACAGAGAGATTAAGAGCATCGGAGTTTCTGAAATCAATAAAATCACCTCCGTTGGTCATTACATTAGTAACCACACAGTCCTCTACGGTTACATTTTGCACAATTCCATCTGTAACACTACCGGCTATAAATGAACGATCGTAATCATGGATATTGCAACCTTTAATCAATAACGAATTAAAATTATCTGCTTCGGTGTAACGGACTACATCTGTTAATTCGGCTGCAACATCACCCGTTAAGTCTAGGTCAATTAAGCTAACATCAATCGCTCCTGTACCAATAGAAAAACTAACCTTTAATTGGGGTTTAAAGTCTGTTCTTAATCCTTGGATGGTAATGGACTTGTTCAAAGTAATAGAACCAACTTGAGACGTATAATCTCCTTGTTCCAGAATTAAGATATCTCCATCCTCTGCATCTGCAATAATTTGAAATAAATCGTCTTCTGGCATAACTAAAGTATTATCCCCAACATCTATACCAGTTGTGAAGGTAGTAATACCTCTTATTCGAGTGCCATTCATTATCTGGGCTGTATACTCAGTTTCTCCGGTTAAACCAGTTATTGTAGCGACACCATCAATTTTCTCCTGATCTGTAACAACATGGGAAATGTTGCCAGGGCTAACTTCAATTGTGGTTACGGCACTATTTGGTATCCATCGAAGAATTGCTTGGGTGGCACCAATGTCGCCAGGTTCACTCGATATAAAAATTTGTTCTGTTAAAGTTTGTGCCTGTGCAGTAGCCCAGGTTGAATCATCCAACCCTCTTGAACTTACTGCTTTTACCCTAATATAATATAGGGTTTCCCCTTCTAAAGGTACCAGTGCAGGTAATTCGTTACCTAATATCTCAACAGTTTCTTCAATACTACCAAAATTAGGATCAGTACTAAATTCGGCCACGTATGTATTTACATCATCATTAGCTCTCCAGTTCAATTCAACATTAACTTGATTTCTTACAATTGCCCTTAAATCAACAGGTGCAAATTCCCTACTAATTGAAAGCTCTTCAATTAAATCCTCATTATAGCCACAATTAACTACAACAACGGTTAGAGCTAAGGTGAATAATAATTTAAATATATTTTTTGTTTTCATCATCTTCAATAAATTATTGATTATCTATTAGATAAATTATTAATAGCCATAATCGTTGACTAGTTTACCATTACTCGCATCTATGAAGACTTGCCATATCGGCCAAAATTGTCTGTCATTTACATTAACTCCTGGTTTATATATGGAGTTAATTATATCTTCAAGTGGTTGATCCCAATTAAATGCGGAATATTCCGCTCCAGGATCTGAGGTTTCGCCTCGTTCAAGACCATAAATATCTAAGGTTTCTCCGTCTTCTTCGTATTTATAGTACAGGACTGTTGGTACATTTTCGTAATCACCAGTTCTATTTTGGAGATTTGTCAATTTAGTTTTCTCCTCATCTAATTTATCACTCAATAAGTTCCACCGAATGAGGTCTTGTTTACGCTCCATTTCTCCAGTAAATTCATATTGGTATTCATCCACAATGGCATTGAACATATCTTCTTTACTGGCAAGGGCATCCACGTATGCATCTACCTTTTGCGGATGCACCGAAGAAGGGAATGCTCTTCTCCGAATTTCCTTTAAATAAGGAGCCGCAGCACCAGGACCTTCTAATTCATTAGCAGCTTCAGCAGCCGTTAGCAATATTTCTGCATAACGCATGTAAATTTTGTTAACCCCATCATCATTTGAAGAAGTAACAATTCGATTCATCCATTCATAGCGGTATTTTCCGAAATACCAAGTATCTAACCCAACCAATTCTTGCTGAGCAAATCCATTTACCGCATTCCCCCATTGGTAGGGTACACATGTAACATCTCTTCGTGTATCACTTTCATCATAATCATAATATACAGTTGGGGTAGGGCCAGCAATTCCTCCTCTAGGTTGGCTAGTGTGCTGATCCACACTTCTATGCCTAACGGCGAAAGAAAACAACACCCTACCACGTCCATCAGAAAATGGAATTTCCCATAAAGATTCTCCACCGGCAGTGGTATTCTCCTCGTTATAGTTTTTCCAGAACCCTTCAAAAGATGGATTTAAACTAGCGGTACCGCTGTTAATTACATCCCTACACTCATCCAATGCAAGTTGATACATATTTTGAACAGAAAGTTCTGGATCATTACTTCTTCTTACTCCATCTGGATATCTCTGAAAGCCACTCGCAGCCATTGCTAAACGTGCTCTGAACCCTTTCACAAATGCTTTATTAACTCTTTCAACAGAGGTAGTAGAAGAATTTGCGTTTGGCCAAGCAACTAAAGTCGCAGCCTCACCAAGATCTGCTATCAATTGTTTGTAGATAACATCACGGCTTGATTTTTCAAGATAAATGGTTTCAGTTGTAATTGGCTCAAATCTGGCTGGAACATCTCCCCATGCCTTCATTAAATCTGCATAATAAATGGCGCGATAGGTTAAGGCTTCTCCCAATAATTGACCCAATTCAGATCCTGGTTCAGGATTACCAAAATTGCGCAAACCTCGTATTGCAATGTTGGCACGTTCAATACCACTATACATCATAGCCCATGCATTATTCGCAGAATTCATTTGAGAATTATTAGGCTTAGTATCATAAATCATTAATTCACCTTGGGAGCTACCGGCATCATCTGAACTATAGTTATATTCAATGTCAGTATTAAAGCCATAGAAAGGTATAAATCTACCTCTATAGGAATTGGTCTGACCCATTGGCTCCAAAATACCATTCACGGCACCTCTAGCCAACCCAGCGGTCGAAAAAATTATAGATTCATCTAAGGTAGATTTGGCTGGAGCCTCCAGAAAATCTGAATCTATTTCCTCACAGGAAAAGCACAATCCTGCTATAATGATTAAGGAATATATTTTTATAAAATTTTTCATTCTCAACAATTTTTAAAAATTAAGGTTTACACCAAATACAAGCTGTCTACTTCTAGGAAAAGGAGAGTAATCAACACCTGGAGTAAGCGGTGTCCTCCTTCTAGTTGAAACTTCAGGATCTAAACCAGAATAATCCGTTAAGACAAATACATTATTTGCCGTAACATAGAGTCTTAACTTCGAAATACCAACGGTAGAAGTTAAGGCATCAGGAATTGTATACCCTAACGTTAAAGTGTTTAATCTTAGGAAAGAAGCATCCTCCACAGCCCAATCGCTAAAAACAAATCTTCCCATATATGGTGACCACATTGTGGTGTTTGCGTTGATTGCTTCTAACTGCACCGGATCTGTCACTAATGCACCAGTAGAAGGGTCTAAATTAGTCCATCTATTTCCGTCAGCCATTATAGTACTTAAATTTCTATACTGCCCATTTAAATTAGATGTTGTAAACTCAACCTTATTGGCATTGTAAACATCTTGACCAACACTAAAATTAAAGGCTGCCGATAAATCAAAGCCGTAGGCGTAAGCATTCAAAGTAAAACCGCCCGTAAAATCGGGGTTAGCATCACCTATAATTCCGTTGTCGTTAACATCTACAATACCGTCATTGTTAAGGTCCTTTAATTTCAATACACCTGGACGAACCTCACCCACAACTGCACTATTATCCACAACATCTGGTCGCAAAGTATATTCACCCGTTGCAACATCATAATTGAAATCCGAAACTTCATAACGACCATCGTTTTGATAGCCCCACATAATACCAACTGGCTCACCTACTCTAATTAGGTAATCACGTCCAATTTGGGTGGAAGCCCAATTCGTATTCTGGCCAAAATCTTCCAGTGAACCAAGTGATTTTATTTCATTTTTATTCGCTGAAATGTTGAATCCGAAACTCAGGCCATAATTCTCTTTTGTAATAGCATTAATATTAAGGGACCCCTCGATACCTCTATTTTCAATTTCCCCTAAATTTCTATATTGACTAGCATAACCTGTACCAGGAGTTGGGAAATTTAAAAGTAGGTCGTTTGTTATGTTCTTATATACTTCAACACTACCGCTTACAACACCATTAAATAATCCAAAATCTAAACCTAAATTTTGTGTTACGGTAGTTTCCCATTTTAAATCTGGGTTAGCCATTGTATTTGAGGCAGCCCAATAGGTTGGAATACCATTAAGATATGTAGTAGTCCTAGACTCAAAGCTTTGAACAGTTTGGCCAGTTGGAATATTGTTATTACCCGCCTCACCATAACTTAATCTAAGTTTTAGGGCATCTAACCAATCTGAATCTTTCAAGAAGCTTTCTTCATTAATTTTCCAAGCAATGGCCGCTGAAGGGAAATACCCCCAACGATTATCCCCCAAGAACTTACTTGAACCATCGGCCCTAAATGTTGCTGTTAATAGATATTTATCCATTAAGCTATAATTCAATCTTCCAAAAAATGACAACAACCTATCATCTGGGGCATAAAAATTATCAACGGACTGTGGAATCCCTTGAGTTGTTAATTTTCTTGTGGTATCAAAATCGAAATCTTTCGGAAAACCTTGAATTTCGGTAAACTCACTCACATCTTTAGTAACAATCATTTCTTCTCCAATGAGAACTTTTAAGTCATGATCATCGCCTAAATACTTGTTGAAATCGAAATTAATAGTATTCGCATTTCTAAAACTCTCCCTTTTTCTATCCCTATACACGAGCGCTGGCAATCCTTGGTTTTCAGCAGATGGACGGTTATTAGCATAATAGGTTGATCGACCATAAAACCTGTAATCTTGATCGTTTCTATTATCCAAACCAAAATCTGACTTAAACTGAAGATTTTCAAGAATTTTCCAAGAGAAGCTTCCAAGCATATTAAAGTTTTTGCGCAATTGCTTTCTTTGGTTATCGTCTACAGCAACAAACGGATTCACCAAATAACTTGAAAGCGCCTCATCGGTATCAGTTGTGGTTAAACCTGGCAAAGGTATTGGTGAATAACCAACACTATGCCTTAAACGCGCATCAGCTGAAGAAACTTCGTCTTGTTCGTTTGCTCCACCACCATTAATTTCTGTATCAGAATATCTTACAGTAAATGCCAAATCTACCTTTTCACTAGTTTTGCTCTTAAGAGATAATGTTAAGTTATTTCTTTTAAAATTTGAACCAACCATGATTGTTTTCTCATCATAAAGTGCATAGTTGAAGTTGAAATTAATTTTTTCAGACCCTCCACGGACAGACAAGTCACGGTTAACAACCTCGCCCATTTGACCATAAATTTGTTTTTGCCAATTATTTCCTTTCATACCTAGGTACTGGTCATAATCTTGCCACAAACCAAAATATCTTTCATAAGAATCTAATTCTTCTGGATCACTTAAAAGGGCATATTCGTACTGCCATTTCACATAATCTTCAGGATCTAATACATCTATAGTGTTGGCAATTTTCTTAACTCCATAAAACGTATTAAAGTTAACACCAATCTTACCTTCCTTACCACTTTTAGTTGTGATAATAACAACACCATTTGCACCTCTAGAACCATAGATAGCAGTAGAAGAGGCATCCTTAAGAACCGAAATATTATCAATGTCTGAAGGGCTAATATCGCTCATACTGTTTACAGGGAAACCATCGACAATAATAAGCGGCGTACTATCCTGTGTTAAAGAACCATTACCCCTTACTCGAATATTAATTTCAGCGTCTGGAGAACCTTCAGTAGATAACACTTGCACACCCGCCAATCGACCGGTTAAAGTTTCCGCCACGCTAGAAATGGACTGTTGTTTCAAGTCGTCACCACCAATTGCAACAACAGATCCGGTTAAATCGGATTTTCTAGTCGTTCCATATCCTACAACTACAACCTCGTCTAAAGCTTCTAAATTAGCAGACATAGTTACATCAATGTTACTTCGTCCATTCACATTTATTTCTTGGGTTAAATACCCAATATAAGAAAAGACAAGAACAGCGTTAGAACCCGAGACATTGATGGTATAATTTCCATCAAAATCGGTTGTAGCCCCATTTGTCGTTCCTTTCTCGAGAATTGTAAGCCCAGGAAGAGGACCTCCATTTTCTCCATCTATTACGGTTCCACTAACACTAATATTTTGAGCAAAAATTAATGTTGTCGACATAATTAAGACAACCGTAAGCAGCAATTCTTTAGGAATTCGTTTAGGCGAATTAAGAAGATGCCAAATCCACCTATTACGTAAAAGTAGTTTTTCCATACAAGCCAGTTAAATAGTGAGTTAAAATGAATTAATCCGATTCTAAACCAAAACCGCCAACAATTTTATCTTTATCACAAGGTAATACTTTGGAAACCAAATAGACACGGATCAAAAGTAATTACACAAGAGGTAATAATTCAAAAATGATTGAGCCAGAATCAATTTATGTAATCGATTACGCTAAATTATTAAAATAATGTTAATGGCAAAACTTTTACTCCTCAAACATTGTCATTTTAACACTTTTATATTCATAATTAACCACAGATATATAATTAATAGTCACTTTTTTGCGAATACGACAACAGCTTCTTAAAGAAATCGATAAAATTTGATCCCTTTTTGAACATTATGTAATCGATAACTATAGTTAAATTTTAAAACATACCATCGTATTTATTAATTTTCATACCGTTGATTTCTTTTAAGAGTAATGGAACATTTTCTTAGAACCGATTCCAAAAACCCCAATTTTGAAAATCTTGTAAGTGATTTAGATTCGGAACCCTTCCATTTGAACAGTGAGGAACATCAATTCTATTTCCAATACAATACCATAGATAAATTAGCGCATGTTTTAATTTTTTATAGGGACAATAAAGCTATTAGCTGCGGAGCGTTAAAAAAATTTGATAAAAACACGATGGTGGTTAAAAGGATTTACACTATACCATCGGAATGGAGAGGAATTGGTTATGCTTTGATAGTTTAATGCAATTGGAAAATTCACTCTAGGGACTGTACCATATAACTTATTTATTAACTAATAATTAGGCGTATTCTTACTTTAATTTATGGATTAAGCAGGTTTGTATTTTTTAATTATTTTATTCTCCTTTTTTTTCTGATGGTACGAGCCTAATTAATCGGGCAGGTTCATCAGTTAGTAAATAAATGTATCCATCTGGTCCTGTTCTTACATCCCGAATTCGCCCAATGCCTTTCAATATGATTTCCTGATCAACTACCTTTTTATTAATAACCCGTAAACGATGTAATTCTTGTGCTCTAAGGCTACCAACAAAAAAATCATTTTGCCAATTTGGAAATAGTGAACCTATATACTGTGTTAAACCACAAGGAGCTATAGATGGCGTCCAGTGCACCAATGGTTGTTCCATTCCTTCCTTTTCGGTTATTGAAGTAATTGGTTGACCATTATAATTAATTCCATGAGTAATTATTGGCCAACCATAATTCTTCCCTTTCTGAATAAGGTTAAATTCATCTCCCCCTTGGGCTCCATGTTCGGTCGCATAAACATTGTGATTTGAATCTATTGTAAGGCCTTGTGGATTCCTATGACCATAGCTCCAAATCCCCTTTGGGATTTCGGGTGTCTCTATAAACGGGTTGTCTTTTGGAATACTGCCATCATCATGGAGCCTAAATATTTTGCCATTCGGGCGATTCAAATCCTGTGCGTGCCCCATAACACCTCTTTCCCCAATAACAAAATAGATGTATCCATCATCAAAAGCGATTCGTGTTCCATAGTGCGCTCCGGATTGCATATAGAATTTTAAATCCGATTTGTAAATCCATTCTTGATCTATCCACTGATGATCTCTGATCCTCCCACGAACAATTGCCGTTTGTGACCACGATTTACCCATCTCATCTCGCCAACCATCCGCAAAAGCCAAATAAATCCAACCATTTTTTTCGTAATCCGGGTGAAGTGCAATATCCATCATACCACCTTCCGGTCCATCAAAAATAACCTTTGGTGTATTTTTTATCGGGATAGAATCAAGCCTATTGTCTGAACTAATCAAATGAATGGGTCCAAGCCGCTCTGTAATCAATTTGCTGCCATCAGGAAGAAATGCAATAGACCATGGTGTTCTGAATCCACTTGTAAGTGTTTCCACTTTGAATGTATGATACCGCGTCTCCAAAACTTTATCAGAAATGTCTAACTCAGTGGATTCTACGGAATCCGTAGATTCCATTTCCCTAATATAAACAACAATAGCCCGTATTTGCTCATCTGTTAAGACGGAACTATAAGCCACCATTCCTTTTTCTGTAATTCCATTTTTAATGGAATGTAGAATTTCTTCATCAGACCCACCATATTTCCATTTCCCATCTTTCAAACTGCCTCCAATGGCACTAGATGTATGACAACTTGCACATAAATTTTTATAAATGTCTTCAACATTTAGTTGGGACAATTCCTGTGACCTAGTTAATATTGAAGTGAGAGAAAAAATAACCGTAAAATAAAATTGTAATTTCAATTTTTTGTTGTTTTGTCTAGTACAATAAATATTAGATTGAATGGTTGAAATGCCAGTTACTATTTTAATTAGTTAGTGAAATGATCGTACAAAGTCTTTTTTTACTTCTAAATTTCGGTGACACAAATCTAATGGATTTAGGATTGATTTGAAACTGGAGGCTATCACTGATAGATTGATGCAGTCCCAAGACTATTTAGGAATAAAATTAATTTATCGTACATAATTCGTACAATTAATAAACAAGAAATCCGTAACTCATTATTTAATAACTAGTTACGGATTTTATCTGTACTCGGAGCGGGACTTGAACCCGCACAGCCTAATGGCCATTGGATTTTAAGTCCAACGTGTCTACCAATTCCACCATCCGAGCGGACTTCCAAATTTTGGACTTTAACAAAAAACGCTGCTCGACAGCGTCCATGTTGAGCGAAAGACGGGATTTGAACCCGCGACCCTCACCTTGGCAAGGTGATGCTCTACCCCTGAGCTACTTTCGCAATTGCCATTGAAACGATAGTCTCGTTTTAATTGCGGAGGCAAATTTAAAACATTTATACGAATGTCAAAGTCTTTTTATTGAAAATTGGAGCAATTTTAAGCTCTTTTTTGCTTTTGAAGCATTCGCTTGATTTCATTTAGTTTCATCAAGGCTTCAACTGGGGTAAGGGTATTAATATCTGTATTGACAATTTCATCCTTAATTCGCTCCAATAAGGGATCATCTAAATTAAAGAAACTCAACTGCATATCATCGTGTAAATTTCTTACCTTATTTGTAAGTTCTTCAGAACTATGTGATTTCTCTAATTGTTTTAAAATGCTATTTGCCCTCTTGATAACCTGTTGAGGCATCCCTGCCATTTTTGCAACATGAATACCAAAACTATGCTCGCTTCCACCAGGAACAAGTTTCCGTAAAAAGAGAACCTTATCCTTCAATTCCTTTACCGAAACATTATAATTTTTAATGCGCTCAAAAGTTTCAGTCATTTCATTAAGCTCATGGTAATGAGTGGCGAACAAGGTTTTAGCATGAGCAGGATGTTCATGTAAATATTCGCTTATTGCCCATGCAATTGAAATTCCATCATAAGTGCTTGTACCTCTTCCTATTTCATCCAATAACACCAAACTTCTATCCGAAATATTGTTTAAAATTGAGGCTGTTTCATTCATCTCAACCATAAAGGTAGATTCTCCCATGGAAATATTATCACTAGCGCCAACGCGTGTAAATATTTTATCAACCACATCCATTTCAACAGTATCGGCAGGCACATAACTGCCCATTTGAGCCATTAACACTATAAGTGCCGTTTGCCGTAAAATGGCCGACTTACCTGACATATTAGGGCCAGTAATCATAATAATTTGCTGACTTTCCCTATCTAAATAAACATCGTTAGAAATAAAGGGTTCATTATGCGGAAGCTGTTTCTCAATGACCGGATGTCTGCCCCCAACAATTTTCAAGGAATGACCTTCAATTAAAACTGGCCTTACATAATTATTCTCCTTTGCTAATTGTGCAAACCCACAGAGATTATCCAACATCGCTATTTTGGCTGCGTTGATTTGTACGCTTTCAATGTAATTTCCTAACCACTGAACCAATTCTGAAAACAACTGTTGTTCGATAGCCTGAATTCGGTCCTCGGCTCCTAAAATTTTTGCTTCGTATTCTTTGAGTTCTTCAGTTATATAACGCTCCGCATTAACTAGGGTTTGCTTTCGCACCCATTCTGCTGGCACTTTATCCTTATGCGTATTGCGAACCTCTATATAATAACCAAATACATTATTGCTAGCAATTTTTAAGGAAGTTATGCCAGTTCGCTCCGTTTCCCTTTGGAGCATCGCATCTAGGTATTCTTTGCTTGAAAATGCCAAAGAGCGCAATTCCTTCAACTCGGATGAAA belongs to Aegicerativicinus sediminis and includes:
- the mutS gene encoding DNA mismatch repair protein MutS, with amino-acid sequence MGTKVKKETPLMKQYNAIKAKYPDALLLFRVGDFYETFGHDAIKASKILDIVLTKRGNGSESETALAGFPHHSLNTYLPKLVKAGQRVAICDQLEDPKMTKTIVKRGVTELVTPGVALNDDILSTKSNNFLAAVYFGRTLTGVSFLDISTGEFLVTQGTIDYIDKLLQNFSPSEVLVPKPEKKYFKETFGEEWHTFFLEDWVFHEDFSQEILQKHFQVKTMKGFGVEDLYDGTVAAGAILHYLNETQHRRLRHINKLQRIHEEAYVWMDRFTIRNLELYASHNLNAVTLIDVIDKTLSPMGGRLLKRWMAFPLIDKEQINLRHEVVSYFLEEPSLLHQLQTYIKQICDIERLISKVATQKINPREVVMLKNALEAVVPIKSLLENTNSKSLKNIGGQLLECREVRERINGTLNEEAPVNILKGNTISSDFSSELKELRSLAFSSKEYLDAMLQRETERTGITSLKIASNNVFGYYIEVRNTHKDKVPAEWVRKQTLVNAERYITEELKEYEAKILGAEDRIQAIEQQLFSELVQWLGNYIESVQINAAKIAMLDNLCGFAQLAKENNYVRPVLIEGHSLKIVGGRHPVIEKQLPHNEPFISNDVYLDRESQQIIMITGPNMSGKSAILRQTALIVLMAQMGSYVPADTVEMDVVDKIFTRVGASDNISMGESTFMVEMNETASILNNISDRSLVLLDEIGRGTSTYDGISIAWAISEYLHEHPAHAKTLFATHYHELNEMTETFERIKNYNVSVKELKDKVLFLRKLVPGGSEHSFGIHVAKMAGMPQQVIKRANSILKQLEKSHSSEELTNKVRNLHDDMQLSFFNLDDPLLERIKDEIVNTDINTLTPVEALMKLNEIKRMLQKQKRA